ctacacctttgcacgcaaggaagtgcgtccgggcaaaaaaaacgatttgcccccctgactgctgggacccagcagctacaccttcgcatgcaaggaagtgcgtccgggcaaaaaaacccaaaatgattcgctcccctgactgctgggacccaccagctacatcttcgcaggcaaggaagtgcctgatagtcgggaccaacctggtcgaagcgtacatagcgttgtcatccaGGTCgtcaacgtgtacgtacatactggtcgatgtagaggcgcgcacgtgtcgtagtagaggctcacacatgtcgtagtagaggcgcgcacgtagcatgtacacgtacttacagcggccagggtgcaacaaaagaaaatacggccacgtatgtgtacatacgggcggggtctcgaacgcctactcgcgcatacgtacggcgagggcttgtgttcatggggaagcaacggaatgcgtcgtgttcatggggaggcaacggaatgcgtcgtgttcattgggaggcaatggaacgcgtgggagccaaccggctgggtcggaacggaatacgtggtcgtgttcatcgggaaggcttggacggaacatgcgatggaaacgaggcctggcgtaccgcaaaacggaggaaacggacctcctacggtcgaaacgagggtcctgttgatcgggaggggtgtggcgtaccgcaaaacggaggaaacgaacctcctacggtcgaaacgggggtccggttgatcgggaggggtgtggcgtaccgcaaaacggaggaaacggacctcctacggtcgaaacgggagtcctgttgatcgggaggggtctggcgtaccgcaaaacggacgaaacagacctcctgcggtcgaaactggggtcctgttcatcgggaggggtctggcgtaccgcaaagcagacgaaacagacctcctacggtcgaaacggggtcctgttcatcgggaggggtgtggcgtaccgcaaaacgggactccacgggatactgtacatctccaccgtcgacctcctccagcctccacgggctcctgttcatccagcctccaccgcgcgctactccaccggctactgttcaaccacccctccaccgtctactattcatccagccctccacaccacggggtcctgttcaaccacccctccatgggcacccttccatcgtctactgttcatccagccctccaccacaccacggggtcctgttcatccagaggcaacgccaccgctcactgttcatccaaaccccccgcaacgctcactgttcatccaatcgatcggcttcagttagcagcagtagcgaaggaatcgctcgatctggttcagttaacaaccatcaatcgatcgctcggattcagtaacgtgtagcctgcagtgcaatcgctcgggttcagttagagctcaacgcctcgctcgggttcagttagagccaacgcctcgcgcacACACGCGTACAtgcacgagagaaacacgcatcgctcggccccgacctcccaccgtaatcggcaactccctgaaattttcctccccctcgcttctaccacggttttttccgtcatggacggcccaaagaatgtcatgcagctgcatctccggcccagccaggacgaaaagcccattttctgtcatgattttttgtcatagaagtaggagcccaccacatctatgatgataccgggttttgtcacaattatcgtcatagaagtgtcatatgtatgacataattttttttgttcggcccaaaatgtcacagatgtgtattttttttgtagtggcaacCACAGGGCACGATtccttgtgcttccttgacgcatattccggatatcatcaaattaagatgaaagaatccgatcaggccgcaacggcattcatcactccatacgggcccttctgcttcaatactatgccttttgggctcaagaacgccggcgcaacttaccaacgcatgattcaaacatgcttggaaaaacagatcggcaaaactatggaagcatacgtagatgacatagtcatcaagaccaaacatgtagattcattggtggatgacttacgccttacatttgacaacctctgaacatatgccatacggctcaatccggaaaaatgtgttttcggcgttccagctggaaaactgcttgggttcattgtttccaatagaggaattgaagcaaaccccactaaaatccgagccttgtcacagttggcaacaccaacagatctcaagcaggtccaaaaattagctgggtgcgtggcatctttaagccgttttatctccagattaggggaAAAGGCGTTGCCATTATATCGTTTGCTACGCCGCACTGACAACTTcgtgtggacggacgctgccacagccggattggaggaaataaaggctttgttagcaagcaacccaatcctggacgCACCAAATGTCGACGAACCAATGCTGCtccatatctgcaactcaccaagtAGTGAGTGTAGTGCTCGTCGTTGAGCGGAATgaggagggacacaaattcccaatTCAAAAACTGGTATATTATGTATCaacggtccttacaccatgtaaatcccgatacccgcattataaaaagatagcatatgcggtcttcatggcatcccgcaagctgcggcactattttcaagagtgctccatcacgaccgcttctgaagtaccacttaacgatattataaataatcggtacgccaccggccggattgccaaatgggccattgagctcttaccatttgaaataatttacaagccacgtcgagctattaaatctcaggtgttggctgacttcgtcgctgaatggacagaggccgaaatcCCTAAAGAATatggcacatactccaactgggtgatgcacttcgacggctctaagatgttAGATGGATTAGCGGCTGGTGTCGTTTTTACAACCCCCACAGGAGATACAAtccgttatgtgctccaaatactgtacacagattctaacaatgcagccgaatacgaggccttattgcacggtctccggatagctgtctccatgggcatacaatgccttgaagtgtgcggggattcaaaccttgcaatatctcgaTAAATAGAGACTTCGATGCAAAAGAttcgaagatggcggcttatcgtaatgtcatactcaaaatttcagcttgatttgaagggctcgagtttcatcatgtggctcgagagagtaatcaagcggcggacatacTTGCCTGCatgggtgctaaacgcgaccccgtcccacctaacacctttgttgagaggctttttaagccatccgtagtgtgGCAGGATGGCAGCGGCAACATTGTTCCAGAGCCAACCATACCCCCAGATTCCAAACAAAACTCCGATATCATCGGGGGTTCGAACATCAAGATAACACCATCGACCCACaaaatcatggctgtcatcgccccgtggaccgaacctttcctcgcctaccttactaggaacgAGCTCCCTGATGATCAAACGGAGGCCCGTCGCATTGTTCGACGTTCGAAGACTTACAAAGTTCACGAGGGGgaactgtacaagaaaagtacAACTGAAGTCTTACaacggtgtatctccgaagaagaaggacgacagctcttggccgaaatacacgctagtcttggtggccatcacgccgtTGCTCGGGCTCTCGTAAGTAAGGCCTTCTGTatgggtttcttttggcccacagcccgagcagacgcgcaaGACCTTGTACAATGatgtgttggatgccagcttttatcaaatcaaagccacatgccacccactgctttgcgaacaatccccattacgtggccttttgcggtctgggggctcgacatggtcagaccccttaaagggggaagccataagaagaaatatttactggttatggtcgacaaattcactaagtggatagaagccaaaccagtcaaaacgaccGAGGCCGGACCagttatagacttcatatccggtgtggtgcaccgttatggtgtatCGCTAGTATCATTACTGGCAACGGTTCTAACTTTACGGCCggtgaggtaaaaacctggtgcgctaatttgggcattaagctcgattacgcctctgtatatcaccctcagacaaaTGATCAGGTCGAGCGGGCTAACAGCttgatcatgagcggcattaaacccagactagtacgATCCTTGCgcgaatcagacaagcactgggttgaagaactcgattccgtactctaggggctgcgtaCCACACCCAATCGCACGACTGGATaaacaccttttttcatggtgtacggcgccgaggcagtactgccttgtgacattattcatgactcacctcgagtgtgcatgtatgaagagagggaggccgagctcgatcgacaggatgatctggatggcttggaggaggagcgcgacgttgcgaaggcccgttccgcattttaccaacagcaagcccgacgatatcaaagcagggaagtacgggcaaggacttataatgtcggtgaactcgtcctgcgcctaccagagaagaaaaaggacaagctcaaggcccaatgggagggtcccttcatcatagatgaagttcccACTTGAGGAGCCTATCACCTGCGCAATGCTTCGGATAATCGTttagagccaaacccatggaacgccgctCGGCTCTGTATATTCTACGCCTAAATCCACACTTGTAACTTTTTTTCTCTCGTCTTTTCTCTTTTTCACCCCTCTTTTCTATTTTCAGTTTTTACAACTTCTACCAGTGTTCGGATCAACCGTACACCCGAGGGCTATACATCATCAAATGTAGACACCCCTTATCACCTGGGGGGTTCTTTTTACAGAAGCTTATTCTGATTATTATTTTGGAGTGtcaagctcaccgtatatatgtgttgtctactcatatgtgtcctgtcttcgccattatatgcacctttatgacttaagtttttgccaaattgggttgcctggctcttgtgcttatgccctacatttcctcttgttcggctagggcataaagggagcacctctgccatTGTTACAGACGGgttatccggatgtgtacctcagacgggtgaagccgaaagctagcattcttaagggaataatcgaTCGGCGGACAAGAGACAAACTGCCCACGTTGCAATATACGCCCCCATATTATAAAGTGTATTGTGATCTCCCCATCACAGTTTATGTATGCGCGAAAATGCATGCTGGcacagggaaaggaacccttaacggaactattctctctggaagatgtttcttacgatcaaatgtagtataacataactccccgaatacaacttgtctgttcaagcaactatgaccggaccgCCTAGTTTCCGAACATACCTTGGTGTTTACCAATGGTCTAAAATATTCGAAAACACTCCAAACATCTGGCTTTGGAGGTTGAAGcggaaagtctgccatgacaatcgttttacaattcggctGGAGAAAAGTTTGTTGATGAAGTACATtactacttggactcaaaaacttactcttcctctagaccctctagtaggttgtctagtttacaatcctatTGAGAAAACTTAGCTGCCGTTTTCACTTGGTCATACACTAAGCTAACAGGGatttcttgtccatctggtccccgaggtccgacccgggccatataattcggatcaagcttggtatatcatgtttttaccatggcccaggcttctcgagcGCCTTCCcgacatgctgatatcttccatagctccaaacggtgacgagctcccttgaataaatttgCAAGCTCATCCATACTTCCTAGAGGGGAATTAGATGGCCATAACGCCTTAGCAATGTTCCTCGTTGCCTTTCGAGCTCGCTCATGCActttggacagctcttgtagcaggtcgccttgaaatccggacacttctccttcgggacgaccggttagcacacctacagaagcAAACTTGTCAAAATTTCAAACAGGAGACCATTCTTGACTAATAGGTTACAATGCATATTGAATATGTCGCCTTTcaatttcttgttctccttcaAAGCATCCGATAATTGGGCTCTCAAATCCTTCAGTTCTTCGGCCTGCTTGATGTTGGCATCCTAaagtttgttcttctcattaatggtccgtgtcaaaacacgttgaccagcggcttcttgccctttGGCATGTTGTTTATCTGCTTGAGCAGCCCTTAGCTTCTCCTCCAGCCGATCTGTCGAGCCTACCAACGAGACACAAGCATAATTAGGAAACCTCGTTGTATTCACGGAGCCTTATCTCCGAACTACTGCTGCACTTACCAtcaggtgccttcttggatttctttaaATCTTCGAGTTCAGCAGTAGCAGCAGACAGCTTTGTTCGgcattcttcaagctccttggatAACTTTTTACTCCTCTCCGTGAGTATCTAACAAAGTAACGActcttaaatcagttgggccaactgcttcaagactcgagggctactggcatatgattattgaATCTGCCCAAAaattcttacccgcatatcctttgaaagctggtgagtTGGCGGGGTTGAACCTGGCGAAGTGCGAGTACCTTGCCGATGCCATCATCGACTCCTTCCACAATGTCAACTAGATTATGATATGCGTCGCGACCACGATAATGTGATAAGTTCCTTCTATAGTTTGCTGGGATTTTTGGGTCCTTCCAGCTCGAGTTTTTAGTCGCGATGCTGATGACGTGTCCGATGATTCAGAGGTACAGTAATAAATAATTTGGCAAAACTCACGGATGCTAGGCGCTAGGCACTTGTGTCCGTGCAAGCTTGTAATGCTGATTAATTATGTATGATGGCATCTCCAATTAGCCTTTTGAGTGCTATACCTCAAAGTTTCTTTTTTGGTCAAGAGGTATTATTATTTCCGGGCTTTGATTGTTCGGTTACCGGAGCTCGGCAGCGGCAGCTGTGTGTGTTTTCCCATGAGCAATGCCCGGAGATTGTGAAATGCGCCGGGGCCTCTAaaatgtactcccttcgtcccacaatataagatgtttttgcaaatTGTTTTAGCTtgaaaaaacgtcttatattatgggacagagggagtacttcgtAGTTTTTCTCGGCTCACAATTTTTTTTTCCCGCGGCTCTGGGTCAATGGCAAGCTCAGCACAAGGGAGAACTTATGTGAAGGAAAAAACCAGCGGGTTTCTGATAGCAACTGCTGTGCCCTCAGTGTTTTAAGCATCTCCAGACCCTTGCGGTTGCATCTTCTCTACTCTGCTGGGTGCTGCAAGTTCTTACCAGCCATTCTGGCTCTCACAGCTGCAGCAGGTGATATGAGTACTACACAAATAATTCGGATCCAAAATCAACTTGCATTGCAAATGTTTTCCTAGTGGAGTCCGGAGATCTAGCAAATGCTAACCTGACAGAAAGAGTAGTTCAAACCACAGACTGCAGTTAAAATGGGCAAATTTGTCCTTGCCAAAGGAAATCTGAAGTGTTTACATCAGCTCTTAACGCTGTTGAATATAGCGCGGAATAGGACGGTCGGCTGTTCTAGGAGCCCCAAGGATAGGAAAAGGTTTGACGGTCGCTCAGCACGCCAGCGAGAGCGACCGTGGACTGACAGAAAAACATCTGATATGAAAAGTTGTTCCATAAGGAACATCGCTACTTCCCCCGAATGAGCACTTCATTCAACATTTCCAAGTTTTTAAGAAAGTGAATATCACCCGGCAGACGCTTAAAACGACGAGTTACCACGACAACTACTTCACATATGAACAATGTTACTACATGGGGACCCATATTCTTGCTCAACCACATGCAAGCCGCAATGGCAGATCCAAGAGCTGAAAAAAGAAATCAATCTGTTCTAGCTAAGCTACTGAGCCAACCAACAGGAGCCAAGCTAAGTTTCTGTAGTAACATCAGGGAGGACATACAACAAGTGATGAGTTCACCAAGAGCTACGTCGTTTCAGCGTTATCAAGCACCATTCTTGAGCAGAGGAGCTTCGATCAGTGATTCTTCACTTCGAACGGCGGATCAGATCAGCGGGCTTGGAAAGCACGAATACCATCAGCAGGAACAACTGGTGTAGAGATGAGAGCTGTAGAGTCCTGCaaaatggcaaggcatgtgttaGGCTGCAGCATTAGGCTTACAGTTTTGGTTAATCCTTCCGGAGTCACTAGTTTCAGAAATCTGGTAGCAATCTGATAGGAAATATACCCCGTGATTTAAATAACAGCAGATAAATAACATGCTGGCAACAGAGTGGCAAAAGCTATATCATTTCTATAACAACCTCAACCTCGAGCCTTTTGTCAGCACACTATCCGTTGATTACATAAGTGCAGACCCATCGTGCAATCTACAATTACATATGCATCATGTGTTTGAATGATGAACAGTTCAGAGCATGTAGTGTTCATTTCAGCATTTAACAAAGCTACAGGCCACATTGCCTTCAGGTCAGAAACAAAGAATGAACAGATAATTTTCTGTCAGCTAGGTAGCAAAAAATGAACCCTGGGGGATCCTGAAAGCTAGTAGCTGGAGTAAATGCGGCGATTGGCTAAATGTACAAAGGTATAATGCGAGATAGGTACCTTTGGCAGTAAAGCCATCTCCCCATTCTCGAAGGATGATAAAACAGCACCATGACTTTTAAGCCAATTGGCACTTTCGTCAATTGCAGCAAAACCTAAGATTTTGGATATGTATTTGACAGGTATCTTGGTTGCGTAGGCCTTTGCCATGCATTTTAAACCTTCAAATCTCATCTTCTCAAAGCAGATACCTACAAAATCGTAAGCATGTTACCATTAACTACAATTAGCATAAAAGGTAGCCAACGGTTGTTATCAACATAGTAACCACATATCTGATGACCATTTGCATAAGAAAGTCTAGGAAAGATTTTAACTTACCCATCAGGTAGCCATTGAGGTTTGGAGCCACCTTGTAGAGTTTGAAAAATGATGCATAATTTCTTGTCTGTATACTGTGTGCCACTTCTTTGGCATGCTTCACGGCTTCTTGCTGTTTCAAGTCGCTTGACAGCCTAGGAAACAAAAGGAACAGTGTGGTCTTTAATTAGTGGCAAAACATTGGAGCAGTTATTCAGATTCGATACCTTACTTGCATAGTGCATTAGGGCTTTTGTGCAAAAGATTACTTAAGTTGCCATAAGGTGCAGTGGCAGGTGACATATAATGGCTGTCTGGTTGAGTTACAGGAGCCGGTTTTATTTCTAGACAATAATACACCAGTATGTTATCTGATTTTGATGAATGTTAAAAGATCAGTTCACAGCCACGGTTAACAGCATTTATTTGAGCAGGTTGTGTTTGTTTTGAAAACTTCTGTTACATTCCAATCATGACACTAATAGAACAAGGGTATACAACATACCTACATAACTTTGCCAGTGAACTTATCCATGCTATTTAGTTTAACTGTACTAACCCTACCGTGTTTACTTTTTATGTCACAGTGAAAGAATAAATATATACCTTCCTAGTTTCGACATCAGTTCAGTATTTTTATCTTGAATCGCAGACAGTAATATATCATAAGCTGCAAATTCACCCTGATGGCCACCATTCCGCTTATTCCCGTAGAGGCAGTGCAGCTTCGTGAGGCACTGAAAATCCAAGAAGCACGCAAGAGCAATACCATGAGATAAGTGTGTGCAAATAATCACATTACGTACGAAAAAAGGGGTGGCAGGGCTGGAGAACAATTTCACATAAAGAACATGTTTTCCCGAATTCTAATTCTGATAAGTTTGAACTTGCTGATTATATATGCAAAAAAGGTACCAATTCTAACTCATGGACAGCCACAAATAGCTAATGATGCATAGAAGACAAACATAACAGATTTGCCATATATCTCAAACCAAGTATTCTTTAATGTATCTCAAGGAGTACTAACCAAGTTAAGTTCAGCCATATCTTGATTGCACAACGCAAGTCTTGCATGATACTCATAAACCTGAAAAGGTAGAAAATGGTTGTAGAAGAGAAAAGAATATGTTAGAACAACAATGTAGTCCGGTGCCACAAGTGA
Above is a window of Triticum aestivum cultivar Chinese Spring chromosome 6B, IWGSC CS RefSeq v2.1, whole genome shotgun sequence DNA encoding:
- the LOC123139155 gene encoding SAC3 family protein A, which translates into the protein MTIQNIEDELSVQVYEYHARLALCNQDMAELNLCLTKLHCLYGNKRNGGHQGEFAAYDILLSAIQDKNTELMSKLGRLSSDLKQQEAVKHAKEVAHSIQTRNYASFFKLYKVAPNLNGYLMGICFEKMRFEGLKCMAKAYATKIPVKYISKILGFAAIDESANWLKSHGAVLSSFENGEMALLPKDSTALISTPVVPADGIRAFQAR